The proteins below are encoded in one region of Bacteroidota bacterium:
- a CDS encoding ABC transporter permease produces MWKILLQEFWNDLRTQKTRAFLTIFAITWGTISVVLLLAFGEGLGKTMQDGLLNAGDKIFQVYGGETSLPYEGLDKGRNIRLRRDDLALVQKTIPGIDMGSVSYGRWGVSLQVGKNKTTAYMEGVSPAFEEMRRMFPAAGGRFLNMKDEAQKRRVLFLGDEIAGRLFGDQEPVGGQVLLDGLPFTVIGIMQPKLQTSMNNGPDANRAIIPSQTFETIYGYRYINHMVIRPSNVDVAPAVKEELYRVLGRRHKFDASDERALGIWDFIENEKEGAKVFLGIQIFLGVVGGLTLLLAGVGVANIMYVTVKERTREFGVKLALGARKYHIKLQVIFESLLIALSGGAIGLLFSYAVVTAIQSIPNKEGALQFLANPEISTPIAMTTVAILSVIGLLAGFFPARKAANVDPVESLRYE; encoded by the coding sequence ATGTGGAAGATCTTACTGCAAGAATTCTGGAATGACCTGCGCACGCAGAAAACACGCGCGTTCCTGACCATCTTTGCCATCACCTGGGGCACCATTTCTGTGGTTTTGCTGCTTGCCTTTGGCGAAGGATTGGGTAAAACGATGCAAGATGGCCTGCTTAATGCCGGCGACAAAATCTTTCAGGTATACGGAGGAGAAACCAGCCTACCCTATGAAGGCCTCGACAAAGGCAGAAACATCCGTTTACGCAGGGACGACCTGGCACTTGTACAGAAAACCATTCCCGGCATCGATATGGGCAGCGTCTCTTATGGTCGATGGGGAGTATCGCTGCAGGTGGGTAAAAACAAAACCACTGCCTATATGGAAGGCGTGAGCCCGGCATTCGAAGAAATGCGGCGCATGTTTCCTGCCGCTGGCGGACGCTTCCTTAACATGAAGGATGAAGCACAGAAGCGTCGCGTCCTGTTTCTTGGTGACGAAATTGCCGGCCGGCTCTTTGGCGACCAGGAGCCTGTAGGCGGACAAGTGTTGCTCGACGGGCTCCCATTCACTGTGATTGGCATTATGCAGCCCAAGCTGCAAACGAGCATGAACAATGGCCCTGACGCCAACCGCGCCATTATTCCATCACAGACTTTTGAAACGATTTACGGTTACCGGTACATCAACCACATGGTGATCCGTCCGAGTAACGTTGATGTTGCGCCGGCTGTAAAAGAAGAGTTGTATCGCGTACTCGGTCGACGGCACAAATTTGATGCAAGCGATGAACGCGCACTGGGTATCTGGGACTTTATCGAAAATGAAAAGGAAGGGGCCAAGGTGTTTCTCGGGATCCAGATCTTCCTCGGCGTAGTGGGTGGCCTGACGCTACTCCTTGCGGGCGTTGGCGTGGCCAACATCATGTACGTGACAGTAAAAGAGCGCACGAGAGAGTTTGGTGTCAAACTGGCTCTCGGCGCTCGTAAATATCATATCAAGTTGCAGGTCATCTTCGAGTCGCTGCTGATTGCGCTATCAGGTGGCGCTATTGGATTGCTCTTTTCCTATGCCGTGGTCACTGCTATACAAAGCATTCCCAACAAGGAAGGTGCGCTCCAATTCCTGGCCAACCCTGAAATTTCCACCCCAATTGCCATGACCACGGTGGCCATCTTATCAGTAATTGGATTACTCGCCGGCTTCTTCCCGGCACGCAAAGCTGCAAACGTCGATCCTGTTGAGTCGCTGCGTTATGAGTAG
- a CDS encoding ABC transporter permease, whose translation MRLFTTLSQFFQDLRSQKLRTALTILGITWGTVAVVVLLAFGVGLEKQSKKNMHGMGDGIVVVFGGRTTMPYEGFPDGRRINLREEDVPVLDSEIPEIYQISPEYLNYTTIRKGRSATSPAVTGIYPVYADMRNIIAEPGGRFINEIDMQKRRRVVMLGNEIKNLLFGDSTAVGQQVMIGETPFTVIGQMQPKTQNSSYNSRDSDRVFIPASTYRTMFGDRYINNIIYRPSDPDMTAQVERRLMEVMGRRNRFNPDDDDALGVWDTNEADVFLKNFFLGFNIFMGIIGSFTLTVGGIGVANIMYVVVRERTKEIGIKRSVGATSRDILFQFFLETFLIVGMGAALGFMLAMLLIKGISFLPIEDFVGIPQLSPLVALVTMTLLAFIALLAGFFPARKAAQLDPVECLRT comes from the coding sequence TTTCCCAGTTCTTTCAGGATCTTAGATCCCAGAAGCTTAGAACAGCACTCACCATCCTCGGGATTACCTGGGGTACGGTGGCTGTTGTTGTTTTGCTCGCTTTTGGGGTTGGCCTGGAAAAACAGTCCAAGAAAAACATGCACGGCATGGGAGACGGCATCGTCGTTGTCTTTGGCGGTCGCACAACCATGCCTTACGAAGGCTTCCCGGACGGACGGCGAATTAATCTTCGTGAAGAAGATGTCCCCGTACTGGATTCAGAGATTCCTGAAATTTATCAGATTAGTCCGGAGTACCTGAACTACACCACCATTCGCAAAGGGCGGTCAGCCACGTCGCCGGCTGTCACCGGTATCTACCCGGTGTATGCGGATATGCGAAACATCATAGCTGAACCCGGCGGTCGGTTTATAAACGAAATCGACATGCAGAAGCGCCGGCGTGTGGTGATGCTGGGAAATGAAATCAAAAACCTGCTCTTTGGCGATTCAACTGCCGTTGGACAACAGGTTATGATCGGAGAAACGCCGTTTACGGTCATTGGGCAAATGCAGCCCAAAACCCAGAACTCTTCGTACAATTCGCGCGACAGCGACCGTGTGTTTATCCCCGCGAGCACTTACCGCACCATGTTTGGCGATCGGTACATCAACAATATCATCTATCGCCCCAGCGATCCGGATATGACGGCGCAGGTTGAACGGCGGCTAATGGAAGTAATGGGCCGGCGCAACAGATTCAATCCGGATGATGACGATGCCCTCGGAGTGTGGGACACGAACGAAGCGGACGTATTCCTGAAAAACTTCTTCCTCGGGTTCAACATTTTCATGGGCATCATCGGCAGCTTTACCCTCACCGTAGGTGGTATTGGGGTTGCCAACATCATGTACGTGGTTGTCCGTGAACGCACCAAAGAAATTGGGATCAAACGGTCGGTTGGCGCAACAAGCCGTGATATCCTTTTCCAGTTTTTCCTGGAGACTTTTCTGATTGTGGGTATGGGAGCAGCGCTTGGCTTTATGCTGGCCATGCTGCTGATCAAAGGGATCTCGTTCCTGCCCATTGAGGACTTTGTGGGTATTCCACAACTTTCACCGCTTGTTGCCCTGGTTACCATGACATTGCTCGCGTTTATTGCGTTACTCGCCGGCTTCTTCCCGGCACGCAAAGCAGCCCAACTGGATCCGGTAGAATGCCTGCGGACCTAA